Proteins from a genomic interval of Oceanispirochaeta crateris:
- a CDS encoding ABC transporter substrate-binding protein, which translates to MKKLFSSILFMILCVSLFAGGQKETDAAANSMAASSQPKEIQFWFSFSDDKRSGWIKDLAADWNASHTEYKIVAEQKGSYRETLQAAVLASRQSVAPHLVHVFEVGSQLAFDSGIFEPIGNIGSFDTSDYIQPVLNYYTLNGTVNSIPFNSSSPILYINEDMMIQAGLDPKNPPETFEEIIAACEKAKAAGVTEAGLGFNLHGWFYEQWLAEQGAPIVNNGNGRDGRATETMLDSKESKIIFNFIKELNDKGFYKYTGKLEDWGGSDAIFQEGKVMFHITSTADLGNISTAIDDRFQMGTGRLPIPGSSKRNGVVIGGASVWLTKGHPMDEMEAARDFILFLTNTENMMDWHKMTGYYPVRNSSIEKLEQEGWFTEAPTRTIAFTQLLETESNMATAGGLMGTFGDTRTIVEEAIQKVLNGADVDASIEQAKTLADLKLSEYNKNF; encoded by the coding sequence CTAAAGAAATTCAATTTTGGTTTTCCTTCAGCGATGATAAACGATCCGGATGGATCAAAGACCTCGCCGCAGATTGGAATGCCAGTCATACAGAGTATAAGATCGTAGCCGAACAAAAAGGCAGTTACAGAGAAACCCTTCAGGCGGCTGTTCTTGCATCCCGCCAGAGTGTAGCTCCTCACCTTGTTCATGTCTTTGAGGTTGGAAGCCAGTTGGCTTTTGATTCAGGCATATTTGAGCCCATTGGAAATATCGGCTCCTTTGACACAAGCGATTATATTCAGCCTGTTTTGAATTACTACACATTGAATGGTACTGTCAATTCCATTCCTTTTAATAGCTCATCTCCCATCCTATACATCAATGAAGACATGATGATTCAAGCAGGATTGGACCCTAAGAATCCTCCTGAAACATTTGAAGAAATCATTGCTGCCTGTGAAAAAGCTAAAGCTGCAGGAGTTACCGAAGCTGGTCTTGGATTCAATCTTCACGGTTGGTTTTATGAACAGTGGTTGGCAGAGCAGGGGGCTCCTATTGTCAATAATGGCAATGGCCGTGACGGTAGAGCCACCGAAACCATGCTGGACAGCAAAGAGTCTAAAATCATCTTCAATTTCATTAAAGAGTTGAATGATAAAGGATTCTACAAATACACTGGAAAACTGGAAGACTGGGGTGGTTCGGACGCCATATTTCAGGAAGGAAAGGTTATGTTTCACATTACATCCACAGCCGATCTTGGAAACATAAGCACAGCCATTGATGATCGTTTTCAAATGGGCACAGGACGACTCCCTATTCCTGGTTCCAGTAAAAGAAACGGTGTGGTCATTGGAGGCGCCAGTGTTTGGCTTACCAAGGGACACCCCATGGATGAAATGGAAGCGGCCAGGGATTTTATTCTCTTCTTGACCAATACTGAAAATATGATGGATTGGCATAAAATGACAGGATACTATCCTGTTAGAAATAGCTCTATCGAAAAACTTGAACAAGAAGGCTGGTTTACAGAAGCTCCCACCAGGACAATTGCTTTTACACAGTTGTTGGAAACAGAATCTAACATGGCAACAGCCGGTGGTTTGATGGGGACCTTTGGGGACACAAGAACAATTGTTGAAGAGGCCATACAGAAAGTTCTGAACGGAGCAGATGTTGATGCTTCTATTGAACAGGCCAAAACTCTCGCTGACTTGAAACTCAGTGAATACAACAAAAATTTCTAA
- a CDS encoding carbohydrate ABC transporter permease, translating to MTRKKKTLIHMILIISAFFIAFPLIFALLKATQSPGQVMSATLWPGSMFFENIKNVWVNYNFYQYMFTSLKISFVIMVGKTFFSFFAAFALVFMNFKGKKVLFGMILVTLMMPTEMLIIGMFDLVSLQPPENAVHFLKWILNPKAFLLEPIRYGFGWTDKPLSIVIPFLASATAVFFFRQHFRNIPGSLMDASLIDGAGPFRFILHVLFPLSRNTIGALFVVQFIYAWNQYLWPRVIIRNESAQAVQVGLKALIGNSEGVEWGQVMAGTIMTMIPPLIILILLHDHFMRGIALTDNK from the coding sequence ATGACAAGAAAAAAGAAAACCTTGATTCATATGATTCTCATCATATCGGCTTTTTTTATAGCCTTTCCCCTGATTTTTGCTCTTCTAAAGGCGACTCAGAGCCCAGGACAAGTCATGTCCGCCACTCTATGGCCGGGGTCAATGTTCTTTGAAAATATCAAGAATGTTTGGGTCAATTATAACTTTTATCAATATATGTTTACTTCGTTAAAGATCTCTTTTGTGATCATGGTGGGAAAAACATTTTTTTCCTTTTTTGCCGCCTTTGCGCTGGTTTTTATGAATTTCAAGGGTAAGAAGGTCCTTTTTGGGATGATTCTCGTGACATTGATGATGCCGACAGAAATGTTGATCATCGGGATGTTTGATCTGGTGTCTCTGCAGCCGCCTGAGAACGCAGTACACTTTCTGAAATGGATCTTGAACCCCAAAGCATTTTTATTGGAACCGATTCGCTATGGTTTTGGATGGACCGATAAGCCTCTTTCTATTGTGATTCCTTTTCTTGCCTCTGCCACGGCCGTCTTTTTTTTCCGGCAGCACTTCAGGAATATTCCGGGGTCCCTGATGGATGCCTCACTCATTGATGGGGCAGGACCTTTTCGATTTATTTTACATGTTCTATTTCCTCTGAGCCGTAATACTATAGGTGCATTATTTGTCGTTCAATTTATCTATGCCTGGAATCAGTATCTATGGCCGCGGGTTATTATCAGAAATGAAAGTGCACAGGCGGTTCAGGTGGGGTTGAAGGCTCTGATCGGAAATTCGGAAGGTGTGGAATGGGGGCAGGTTATGGCCGGGACCATTATGACCATGATACCTCCTTTAATCATATTGATCCTATTGCATGACCATTTTATGAGAGGGATCGCATTGACAGATAATAAATGA
- a CDS encoding carbohydrate ABC transporter permease, whose product MNIQSQFKSRFLHWIFLVPTVLVLVVFLYFPAWQSLILSLFRSNLFLGTRQFIGFENFKNLFTGPLAPAYGQVFVQTIVFSVLVIFPGLVISLILATLTNSLGKEGKIYRILLIWPYALSPAVAGTIFSFMFNPETGAVNTFLGLFTSWQPRWLDSPLLVFFLVVSGSIWKNLGYNIVFYLAFLQNIPAENYEAAALDGAGTFRQFLKITIPLVSPVSYFLVFTNMSYALFEAFALVDILTSGGPVGSPPVDHAGLTTFLIYKVFQDGFGGSSNMGFAAAQSVILMVLVALLTMFQFKFGETKVHYGGSSS is encoded by the coding sequence ATGAATATTCAAAGTCAATTTAAGTCCAGATTTTTACACTGGATTTTTCTTGTTCCAACAGTTCTTGTTCTTGTCGTTTTTTTATATTTCCCAGCATGGCAATCTTTGATTCTAAGTCTTTTCAGGAGTAATCTTTTTCTGGGGACCAGGCAGTTTATAGGGTTTGAAAATTTCAAGAACCTATTTACCGGCCCCTTGGCACCGGCTTATGGACAGGTCTTTGTTCAAACTATAGTCTTCTCAGTTCTTGTCATCTTTCCAGGTCTTGTTATCAGTCTTATTTTAGCTACTTTGACCAATTCTCTGGGAAAGGAGGGGAAGATTTACAGGATATTACTCATTTGGCCTTACGCACTGTCTCCTGCAGTCGCAGGGACGATTTTCTCCTTTATGTTTAATCCAGAGACTGGTGCTGTGAATACTTTTTTAGGACTCTTTACATCCTGGCAACCCCGGTGGCTTGATAGCCCCCTCCTTGTCTTCTTTTTGGTCGTGAGTGGGAGTATCTGGAAAAATCTGGGATATAATATAGTGTTTTATTTAGCCTTCCTACAAAACATCCCTGCTGAGAATTACGAGGCTGCCGCTTTGGATGGGGCTGGTACATTTCGACAATTTCTAAAGATTACCATTCCCCTAGTCAGTCCTGTCTCCTATTTTCTGGTATTTACAAATATGTCTTATGCCCTTTTTGAAGCCTTTGCTCTTGTTGATATTTTAACCTCGGGAGGACCTGTCGGTTCGCCACCGGTGGATCACGCAGGATTAACAACATTTTTAATTTATAAAGTATTTCAGGATGGCTTTGGGGGAAGTAGCAATATGGGCTTTGCTGCAGCACAGAGTGTGATCCTTATGGTCCTTGTAGCCCTTTTGACAATGTTTCAATTTAAGTTTGGAGAAACAAAAGTCCATTATGGAGGTTCTTCCTCATGA